From the Desulfosarcina sp. BuS5 genome, one window contains:
- a CDS encoding glycosyltransferase: MTILTAALNSGATIKNTLESVRNQTLRDFEHVVIDSCKPEFSDIIFERP, from the coding sequence ATTACAATCCTTACCGCAGCGCTAAATAGTGGAGCTACCATAAAAAATACTTTGGAGTCTGTAAGAAACCAAACTTTACGGGATTTTGAACACGTCGTCATAGACAGTTGCAAGCCTGAATTTTCTGATATTATTTTTGAGCGGCCTTAA
- a CDS encoding type II toxin-antitoxin system VapC family toxin, translating into MKYLLDTNVLSELVKTFPNQSVLTKIKLHQHTITTASVVWHELQYGCHRLPKSKKRSIIELFLRNVICTTIPILPYDKHAAKWHAEIRARLTSKGLTPPFVDGQIAAIAITNGLVLVTNNTPDFKCFEGLSMENWHVRKKFKK; encoded by the coding sequence ATGAAATACTTATTAGATACAAATGTTTTATCGGAATTAGTTAAAACATTTCCGAATCAATCTGTGCTTACAAAAATTAAGCTGCATCAGCATACTATTACAACTGCGTCTGTAGTGTGGCATGAATTACAGTATGGTTGTCACCGTCTTCCAAAATCCAAAAAAAGATCGATTATAGAACTATTCCTTCGTAACGTAATTTGTACTACTATTCCTATCCTTCCTTATGATAAACATGCAGCAAAATGGCATGCTGAAATACGGGCACGTTTAACTTCAAAGGGACTGACTCCTCCGTTTGTGGATGGACAGATTGCGGCTATTGCCATAACCAATGGTCTTGTCCTGGTCACAAACAACACCCCGGATTTTAAGTGTTTTGAAGGCCTGAGCATGGAAAACTGGCACGTCAGAAAAAAATTTAAAAAATGA
- a CDS encoding type II toxin-antitoxin system Phd/YefM family antitoxin produces the protein MEKAEGSNFPVLTLDMFMAIIIARSNLLLTLKIGEDMQKEYSIAEAKNKLPSIIHDVESGSSARFTRRGKPVAVLLSLYDYERLAKQKKHFG, from the coding sequence ATGGAAAAAGCTGAAGGTTCAAATTTTCCGGTCTTGACTTTAGACATGTTTATGGCTATTATAATAGCCAGATCAAATTTATTGTTAACTCTCAAAATAGGAGAGGATATGCAAAAAGAGTATTCAATTGCAGAAGCAAAGAATAAATTACCGTCTATTATTCATGACGTAGAATCAGGCAGCTCTGCAAGATTCACCAGACGAGGTAAACCTGTTGCTGTGCTGTTATCGCTTTATGACTATGAACGTCTTGCAAAACAAAAAAAACATTTTGGCTGA